A genomic window from Ferviditalea candida includes:
- a CDS encoding VWA domain-containing protein: MGIDWTEPLYLLLLLPATGLLVHWWRTQQRVVGWKRYIIVGIRALFFLLLILALAGTHLLFPVRSEIVVFVVDRSASMKEDARVVPFLQEALKGKAPQDQYGIVSVGRQAVVEQPISGQAELTPLGALVQPHATNLAEGIRLAAGMIPSQARGKIVLISDGLQTHGDALVEAKLAQERGIIVDALPLQQPEGDEAVLASLQVPDRLFLGEEFPIKVTVEGTAATRGTLILYEGNEKISEQAVQIEKGQNRFVFQGKSDREGFHRYRVELKADKDTIRVNNQAYAFTQVNGTPKVLVLEGHPGAAGNLVRALEAGEIAVDVLNPSLLPKELDDYKQYAGIVLADLQATQVSDRDMERMRAAVRDLGLGLVMTGGPDSFGMGGWFKTPIEEALPVYMDLRGKEELPSLGLVLVIDKSGSMSSGMGGPNKMELAKEAAIRATEMLNDQDELAVVGFDSFPFLVVEPQSVKNLDDIQSHIGSIYADGGTDIFPSLQMAYENIKLMKTQRKHVILLTDGRSGRQDDYGGLLGQMKEEKITVSTVAVGNDADTLLLEEIARMGSGRYYMANDPGSIPKIFSKETALASRTFIVEKPQIPQRFGGGDWSYLRGDLPPIHAYMATTAKVTTEKVLVSADKDPYLARWQYGLGRAVAWTSDLEGKWSPLWATWGNNGRLWNQIISWTFPQVGQGGWETDTELDGMKGRISVTLPPGLSIPQQMEAIVLNQELNREIIPLKPVAPGKLQGEFAAGEPGTYMIQVVEKQGERIVANETAGLSISYSPEYGLRQNGESFLRQLAAAGGGQLISEPSGAFGGGLPGKWEEQQIGDLLLMLAAILWPLDIAARRVQLSSALVQRWRERWFTRRSAPAVSEARSRVLGELQAKKGVGPDLKKEMSGEVAPGRKYAFSGKAEPRQNAVPGEVAPRRNNAAPESAVPVKEKQVSPPPQAQPKPKTDGPKAGSPKAEPSHSAANVQAFNRLLKAKKKKR, encoded by the coding sequence GTGGGTATTGACTGGACGGAACCATTATACCTTTTATTGCTGCTGCCCGCGACGGGGCTGCTTGTCCATTGGTGGAGAACACAGCAGCGGGTCGTCGGATGGAAGCGTTATATCATTGTGGGCATTCGTGCGCTGTTTTTTCTTCTGCTGATTTTGGCCTTGGCGGGTACCCATCTGTTGTTTCCTGTTCGCAGTGAGATAGTCGTGTTTGTTGTGGACCGCTCGGCCTCCATGAAGGAGGATGCAAGGGTGGTTCCTTTTCTGCAGGAGGCTCTGAAGGGGAAAGCCCCGCAGGATCAATACGGGATCGTCTCCGTCGGACGGCAGGCCGTCGTGGAGCAGCCGATCTCCGGGCAAGCGGAACTGACCCCGTTGGGAGCATTGGTGCAGCCGCATGCGACGAACCTGGCCGAAGGCATTCGTCTGGCAGCCGGGATGATTCCCAGTCAAGCACGGGGGAAGATTGTTCTGATCAGCGACGGCCTACAGACGCACGGGGACGCGCTGGTTGAGGCCAAATTGGCTCAAGAGCGCGGAATCATCGTCGATGCCCTGCCGCTTCAGCAGCCTGAAGGCGATGAAGCCGTGCTGGCGTCTCTCCAGGTGCCGGACCGCCTCTTTTTGGGCGAAGAATTCCCGATCAAGGTGACGGTGGAAGGCACGGCGGCAACCCGCGGGACGCTGATTTTATATGAGGGCAATGAAAAAATAAGCGAGCAGGCCGTACAAATCGAAAAGGGCCAAAACCGCTTCGTTTTTCAAGGGAAATCCGATCGGGAGGGCTTCCATCGCTATCGGGTGGAGCTGAAGGCGGACAAAGACACGATTCGGGTGAACAATCAGGCGTATGCTTTTACGCAAGTGAATGGAACGCCCAAGGTGCTGGTGCTCGAGGGGCATCCGGGAGCGGCGGGCAATCTTGTGAGGGCGTTGGAAGCGGGGGAGATTGCCGTGGACGTGCTGAACCCGTCGCTGCTGCCGAAGGAGCTCGATGATTACAAGCAATACGCGGGCATCGTTCTCGCCGATCTTCAGGCCACGCAGGTCAGCGACCGCGATATGGAGCGAATGCGCGCCGCAGTCCGCGACCTCGGCCTCGGGCTTGTGATGACGGGGGGGCCGGACAGCTTCGGGATGGGCGGCTGGTTTAAAACCCCGATTGAAGAGGCTCTGCCCGTCTATATGGATCTGCGCGGGAAAGAGGAGCTGCCGTCATTGGGCTTGGTTCTCGTCATTGACAAGTCCGGCAGCATGTCTTCCGGAATGGGCGGTCCGAACAAAATGGAGCTGGCCAAAGAAGCGGCGATCCGCGCAACCGAAATGCTCAACGATCAGGACGAGCTGGCGGTGGTCGGCTTTGACAGCTTTCCGTTCCTGGTGGTGGAACCGCAATCGGTCAAAAATCTGGATGACATCCAAAGCCACATCGGCAGCATCTATGCAGACGGCGGAACCGATATTTTTCCGTCCCTGCAAATGGCTTATGAAAATATCAAGCTGATGAAAACCCAACGAAAGCACGTCATCCTGCTGACCGACGGACGATCCGGACGTCAGGACGATTACGGGGGTCTGTTGGGGCAAATGAAGGAAGAGAAGATCACGGTATCGACCGTGGCTGTCGGAAATGACGCGGATACGCTGCTGCTGGAGGAAATCGCCCGGATGGGCAGCGGCCGCTACTACATGGCCAACGATCCCGGCAGCATTCCCAAAATCTTCAGCAAGGAAACGGCGTTGGCCAGCCGCACCTTTATCGTGGAAAAACCGCAAATCCCGCAGCGCTTCGGCGGCGGCGACTGGTCTTATTTGCGAGGGGATCTCCCGCCGATCCATGCTTACATGGCAACGACAGCCAAGGTGACCACGGAGAAGGTGCTGGTGAGCGCCGACAAGGATCCATACCTGGCTCGTTGGCAGTACGGATTGGGCCGCGCTGTCGCTTGGACCTCCGATTTGGAAGGGAAATGGTCCCCCCTTTGGGCGACCTGGGGAAACAACGGGCGGCTGTGGAATCAAATCATTTCCTGGACGTTTCCGCAGGTTGGTCAAGGCGGCTGGGAGACCGACACCGAGCTGGATGGAATGAAAGGCCGCATTTCCGTCACTCTGCCCCCGGGACTGTCCATTCCGCAGCAAATGGAAGCGATCGTGTTAAATCAGGAGCTGAACCGGGAGATCATCCCGCTGAAGCCGGTGGCGCCGGGCAAGCTGCAAGGCGAGTTTGCCGCCGGTGAGCCGGGGACGTATATGATTCAAGTCGTGGAAAAACAAGGCGAGCGGATTGTTGCCAACGAAACTGCGGGTCTTTCGATTTCCTATTCTCCGGAATACGGGCTCAGGCAAAACGGCGAGTCCTTCCTGCGGCAGCTGGCCGCAGCCGGCGGCGGACAATTGATTTCGGAGCCGTCTGGCGCTTTCGGCGGCGGGCTGCCCGGCAAATGGGAGGAGCAGCAGATCGGCGACCTCCTGCTGATGCTTGCCGCGATTCTTTGGCCGCTGGATATCGCGGCGCGGCGTGTCCAGCTCTCCTCCGCTCTGGTGCAGCGATGGAGGGAGCGTTGGTTCACGCGCCGTTCCGCTCCCGCGGTTTCCGAAGCAAGAAGCAGGGTGCTGGGCGAGCTTCAGGCGAAGAAGGGCGTGGGGCCGGATTTGAAAAAGGAGATGTCCGGGGAAGTTGCGCCGGGGCGAAAATATGCGTTTTCCGGGAAAGCTGAGCCAAGACAGAATGCGGTTCCGGGGGAAGTTGCACCAAGACGGAATAATGCCGCTCCCGAGAGTGCTGTGCCTGTAAAGGAAAAGCAAGTTTCACCGCCTCCGCAGGCGCAACCCAAGCCCAAGACGGACGGTCCCAAGGCAGGCTCCCCCAAGGCTGAGCCGTCGCATTCTGCTGCGAACGTCCAGGCCTTCAACCGTTTGCTGAAGGCCAAGAAAAAGAAAAGGTAA